GCGCGGCGCGGCCGGCGTTCATGGGGTCGACGCACAACCACAAGAGGAGAAGTGTCCATGCAGGTCCCCCACAATTCGGTCGTGTTGGTAGCCGACGGGCGCAAGCTGCTGTTTCTGCGTAACGAAGGGGACGCGACCTATCCGAACCTGGTCGTCGAACATGCCGAGGAACGGCCCAACCCCGCCAATCGCGACCAGAAGACGGATGCAGCGGGCGGTGCGTCGTCCACCCAGACCGGCGCAGGTGCACCACATGTCGCGCAGGGCGGGTCGAACCACGCGCAAGGCGGTGGCGCGCAATTCGCACCGTCGCGCGGCAGCATGGCAGAGACCGATTTCCACCAACTGGAAGAGGATCGGTTCGCCGCCGACGCCGCCGACCTGCTGAAGCGCCGCGCGCTGTCGAACGATTTCGAATCGTTGATCGTGGTCGCGCCGCCGCGAACGCTGGGCGAGCTGCGCAAGCATTACCACAAGGAAGTCAGCTCTCGGTTGAGCGGCGAGCTGGACAAGGACCTGACCGGCCATCCGATCGCCGACATCGAGAAGGCGTTGCAGGCGGCATGATCGTGCACGCGCCGGTAGCGGAAGACCGTTGCCGGCGCGCGCTGTCCAGCCGTGCTACACTCGCTCTTCGAGAGCCTGCGTGTTCGCTTGTCGATGATCGGTCGTACGATTATAGGCGCGCCCAAAGGGGCGTGCAGTGATGCTGACGACATCCTGGACGCGGGCGGGAGTAGGTCGATGGCGACGGTAGTGACTCGTATCGAAGACGCACTGGATGAACCGATGGTGCCGCGCGGGCCGGCGCCCGATGGGTATCGGCCCAGCAACGACGAACCGTTCATGAACCCGCGCCAGCAGGCGTACTTTCGTCGCAAGCTGCTGGACTGGAAGGAAGCGATCCGGCGCGAATCGCAGGGTACGCTTTCGCACCTGCAGGTGGACTCGCTCCGCGAGGCTGACCTGAACGATCGCGCTTCGAGCGAGGCGGACTGGTCGCTGGAACTGCGCACCCGTGACCGGCAGCGCAAGCTGATCTCCAAGATCGACGCGGCGCTGCGGCGCATCGATGAAGGCGAATATGGCTATTGCGAGGTGACCGGCGAGCCGATCAGCCTCGGCCGGCTGGAGGCACGGCCGATCGCGACGATGACGGTCGAGGCGCAGGAACGGCACGAACGCGCCGAGAAGGTCTCCAGGGACGACTAAGCGATAGATATTAACCCTCGATTTACTTTTGTGGCGCTACCGTTCGTATAAGATAATGGACGGATGTTATGGGGCGGTTGAGATACAGCTTGGTGGACGAGCATAACGCCTCTGGTCAGCCCGACAATCGCGGTCGTGGCGAACTCCATATGTCGGCGCGCATGCGCGTCAGCGATGAGGACGCCGGGTTCCTCGTGCGCGTTCGCAACGTATCGGCTGGCGGACTGATGGCGGAACTGCCGCATCCGCTGCGGCCGGACAGCGTGGTTCAGGTGAAGTTGAACGGCATTGGCTGGGTGGTCGGGCGTGTCGTCTGGCAGACCGAGGGGCGTACCGGGGTCGCCTTCGATCAGCCGATCGACGTCGCACGCGTCAAGGAAGCGAGCGGCACGCCGGATTGAGCGACGGCGTCGCGTCGTGGCGCGAGGCCCGGAATGCGAGGTCAGCGGGTGAGGGAGGGTATCGCCCGGCCGTCAGCGGCCCCCGGCCTCCAGCAGGCGGGGCGGGGCGGTGAGTTCCCAGCTACGCACAATACGATCCTCGACCAGCGCCCAGTCGGTGTCGTCGCCCAGCGTCAGGCTTGTCCATGCCGCTGCCTCGGCATCGCTCGTGCGGACACGTATCGCCGCCGCGTCACAGGTGACGAACGGGTGGCCATCGACCACGAACGTCGTCTGTGCGCCGTCGGCGCGTTCTTCCACCTCGGGCATCAACGACGCGACGGCGCGGATCCTGTCGATAGCGGTCATGCGCGAACGAACTCCTTCAGCACCGCGGGATAGAGGCGGTGTTCCTCGGCCAGCACGCGCGCGGCCAGCGTATCGGCGTCGTCGTCGGCACGGATCGGCACTTCGGCGCGGCCCAGCACTTCGCCGCCGTCCAGTTCCTCGGTCACCACATGCACCGAGCAACCGCCCGCCGCATCCCCGGCGGCGATCGCCCGCGCGTGCGTGTCCAGCCCCTTGTACCTGGGCAGTAACGACGGATGGATGTTGACGATCCGCCCGCGCCAGCGCGCCACGAACGTGTCGGACAACAGCCGCATATAGCCCGCCAGCGCGATGTAATCGGCCCCGGCCGCACGCAAGGCAGCATCAAGCGCATCCTCATAGGCGATCTTGCCGATCCCCCTGGGCGACAGCGCGAACGTCGCGAGCCCCTCCGTCCGCGCCCAGGCCAGCCCTGCCGCGTCGGGACGATCGGAAGCGACCAGCACGACCTGGTATTCCGGTCCCTGTGCGGCGGCGAGCGCCTGCATGTTCGAGCCACGTCCGGAGATCAGGACCGCGACCTTGGCGGGATCGCTGCTGCTCATTGGTGGTGAGTCGCGGTCCAGTCGGCGCGCGCGCTCCACGTCTCGGTGCTGCCGGAGACGGTGCAACCACGCTGCCCGGCCGCGATGCGACCGATCGCGAACACGGTTTCGCCAGACCGGGTCAGCGCCTCCGCGACGCCTTCCGCCTGATCCGCCGCGACGACCACCGCCATGCCGATCCCGCAATTGAAGGTGCGCGCCATCTCCTCGGGCTCGATCGCGCCCTGCGCCTGGAGGAAGGACATCAGCCGCGGCTGTTCCCACGCGTCGGCGTCGACGTGCGCATGCATGTCGCGCGGCAGCACGCGCGGAATGTTCTCCAGCAGCCCGCCGCCGGTGATGTGCGCCAGTCCCTTGATCCGGTGCTCACGCAGCAGCGGGAGCAGACTGGCGACATAGATCCGGGTCGGCGCCATCAATATATCGATCAGCAGCCGGTCAGGGTCGAACAGCGCCGGACGGTCGAGCTTCCAGCCTTTGTCGGCCGCGAGCCGGCGGACGAGCGAGAAGCCGTTCGAGTGGACGCCGGACGATGCGAGGCCGAGGATCACGTCGTCGGCGGCGATCGTCGCACCCGTCAGCACGTCGCCGCGCTCGACCGCGCCGACGCAGAAGCCGGCCAGATCATAGTCCCCGGGCGCGTACATGCCCGGCATCTCGGCGGTTTCGCCGCCGATCAACGCGCAACCCGCGATCCGGCACCCTTCCGCGATCGAGGCGACGACGCTTTCCGCCACCGCATTGTCGAGTTGCCCGGTCGCGTAATAGTCTAGGAAGAACAACGGCTCGGCGCCCTGGACGACGAGATCGTTGGCGCACATCGCAACCAGATCGATCCCGACGCCGGCGTGCCGATCCCATTCGATCGCCAGCTTCAGCTTGGTACCGACGCCGTCGTTCGCGGCGACCAGCAGCGGATCGGTGAACCCGGCCGCCTTCAGGTCGAAGAACCCGCCGAAGCCGCCGAGATCGGCGTCGGCGCCGGGCCGGCGGGTGGCGCGCGCCAGCGGCGCGATCGCGCGGACCAGTGCGTTTCCGGCCGCGATCGACACGCCGGCGCTCTCGTAGGTATAGCCTTCATTGCTCATGCGGACTGCGACTAGCCATATCGCGCTTGGATTTCCACGCCTGCTTCGCCAAAAGACGTGACGATGCGCCACCGCCTTCCCGTCGCCCTTGTCCTGACCGCCACGATTGCCGCGCTCGCCGCCGGCGGGGTGGTCGCGCAGATCGACGGCGGCGACCGCGGCGTGGCGGCAGTCGACAGTTCCAACGACTTCGAGGTTTCGGGCATCCGCGTCGACGTGTCCGGTCCGAACGCCGAAGCGGCGCGGCTGACCGGCTGGCGCGAGGCGCAGCGCAAGGCGTATGTGCAATTGTCACAGCGGATGGGCGCGGGCGGCGGGCTGGTGGCCGACGGCACGCTCGACTCGATCGTATCGAGCATCGTCGTCGAGAACGAGCAGATCGGGCCGAACCGCTATGTCGCGCGGCTGGGCGTCTTGTTCGACCGCGGGCGCACCGCCGGACTGCTGGGCGTCTCCGCGGCGGTGGCGCGCTCGTCGCCGTTCCTGGTCGTGCCGGTGCAATGGTCGACCGGGGTGGGCACGGTCTTCGAGCAGCGGACCCTGTGGCAGGAGGCGTGGGCGCGGTTCCGCACCGGCGCCAGTGCGATCGACTATGTTCGACCCGCCGGCACCGGGCCGGATCCACTGCTGTTGAACGTCGGCCAGACGCAGCGCCCGGACCGGGCGTGGTGGCGCGCGCTGGTCGACCAATATGGCGCCAGCGACGTATTGATGCCGACGGTCCGGCTGTATCGGCAATGGCCCGGCGGCCCGGTGATCGGCGCGTTCGAGGCGCGGTACGGCCCCGATCACCGGATGTTGCAGCGCTTCACCTTGCGGGTCGGCAGTACGGCTGGGATACCGGCGCTGCTGGATGCCGGCGTGAAGCGGCTGGACGAATTATATCAGCGGGCGTTGCGGGAGGGTTATCTCGGGCTCGATCCGGGCTTGAACCCGATCATGCCGGTCGCCGATATCATCCCCGAGGAAGTCTCCGACCTGATCACGGACGATACGGCACTGGTGCCGACCGCGACGGCGCTGACGCTCCAGTTCGATACCCCGGACGCCGGCGCGGTGACCGGCACCGAAGCGATCGTGCGCGGGGTGCCCGGCGTGACGAGCGCGGTGACCACCAGCCTGGCACTGGGTGGGGTGTCGTTGATGAACGTCAGCTATGCGGGCACCGCGGACACGCTTCGCGCGGCACTGGAGGCGCGGGGCTGGCAGGTCGTCGGCAATGGACCAACGCTGCGGATTCGCCGCGCCGCCGCACCGGCCGCCGCCCCGTCGCCCACGCCGCGCGCCGGAGCGACGGGATGAACCAGATCGCGCTGCCGCTGGCATGGCCCGCGGACGAGCAGGGCGATTTCCTCGTCGTCGAATCGAACGCACGCGCGGTGCGCATGCTCGAACATTGGGCGACATGGCCGGTGCGCACCGCCGTGCTCGCGGGGCCGCCGCAGTCCGGGCGGTCGCTGCTGGGGCGGATCTTCGCCGCTCGCTCCGGCGCGACGGTGATCGACGATGCCGATCGCACCGAGGAAGACGCATTGTTCCACGCCTGGAACCGCGCGCAGGAGGAGCGGCGACCATTGCTGCTGATCGCGGCCGCCCTGCCGCCGACGTGGAACGTGGCGCTGCCGGATCTGCGCTCGCGCTTGTCGGCGAGCCCGTCGGCGGAGATCGGTGCACCCGAGGACGTGCTGGTCGCAGCGCTGTACGAGCGTGGCTTCGCACGACGGCACCTCGATGCGC
The genomic region above belongs to Sphingomonas phyllosphaerae 5.2 and contains:
- a CDS encoding HdaA/DnaA family protein encodes the protein MNQIALPLAWPADEQGDFLVVESNARAVRMLEHWATWPVRTAVLAGPPQSGRSLLGRIFAARSGATVIDDADRTEEDALFHAWNRAQEERRPLLLIAAALPPTWNVALPDLRSRLSASPSAEIGAPEDVLVAALYERGFARRHLDARADLITWLTARTERSHAAVMETIDRLDRAALAGRRRLTIPLARETLEGARTASNRSEAPS
- a CDS encoding PilZ domain-containing protein, which encodes MSARMRVSDEDAGFLVRVRNVSAGGLMAELPHPLRPDSVVQVKLNGIGWVVGRVVWQTEGRTGVAFDQPIDVARVKEASGTPD
- the purM gene encoding phosphoribosylformylglycinamidine cyclo-ligase; translation: MSNEGYTYESAGVSIAAGNALVRAIAPLARATRRPGADADLGGFGGFFDLKAAGFTDPLLVAANDGVGTKLKLAIEWDRHAGVGIDLVAMCANDLVVQGAEPLFFLDYYATGQLDNAVAESVVASIAEGCRIAGCALIGGETAEMPGMYAPGDYDLAGFCVGAVERGDVLTGATIAADDVILGLASSGVHSNGFSLVRRLAADKGWKLDRPALFDPDRLLIDILMAPTRIYVASLLPLLREHRIKGLAHITGGGLLENIPRVLPRDMHAHVDADAWEQPRLMSFLQAQGAIEPEEMARTFNCGIGMAVVVAADQAEGVAEALTRSGETVFAIGRIAAGQRGCTVSGSTETWSARADWTATHHQ
- a CDS encoding host attachment family protein: MQVPHNSVVLVADGRKLLFLRNEGDATYPNLVVEHAEERPNPANRDQKTDAAGGASSTQTGAGAPHVAQGGSNHAQGGGAQFAPSRGSMAETDFHQLEEDRFAADAADLLKRRALSNDFESLIVVAPPRTLGELRKHYHKEVSSRLSGELDKDLTGHPIADIEKALQAA
- the dksA gene encoding RNA polymerase-binding protein DksA, whose translation is MVPRGPAPDGYRPSNDEPFMNPRQQAYFRRKLLDWKEAIRRESQGTLSHLQVDSLREADLNDRASSEADWSLELRTRDRQRKLISKIDAALRRIDEGEYGYCEVTGEPISLGRLEARPIATMTVEAQERHERAEKVSRDD
- the purN gene encoding phosphoribosylglycinamide formyltransferase, producing the protein MSSSDPAKVAVLISGRGSNMQALAAAQGPEYQVVLVASDRPDAAGLAWARTEGLATFALSPRGIGKIAYEDALDAALRAAGADYIALAGYMRLLSDTFVARWRGRIVNIHPSLLPRYKGLDTHARAIAAGDAAGGCSVHVVTEELDGGEVLGRAEVPIRADDDADTLAARVLAEEHRLYPAVLKEFVRA